DNA sequence from the bacterium genome:
GAATATCCCTTCCATAATTCATATTCATTTGTTATTTCTTTCATTTATTTCCTCTTTTAAAGAACACGCTAACACAAATAAATAATGACACATAGGTTCAAAACCAGTATGTATTACCTCATCATTCATACCAAATAGAAATACATTTTCAAAACTTAAGGAAAAGGTTTCTCTTAACTCTTCTGCTAAAAATAAATTGCAATGTCCTTTCTGGCTCTCACAAGAAGAATACTGAGCTGCAGTTTTATTAGGAGTACCAATGACACAGAAACCATTGGGTTTTAAGTTACTACAGATAGTGGAAATGAACAAATCAGTATTTTCAGGTGCAATGTGCTCAATAACATCTAAAGAGATAACTGCATCAAACTCACCATATTTTTTACTTAAGAAATCGTCTGCCAAGAATTTTATGTTCTTATCTTCAAGATGGCTCTGTGCCCATTGTATACAAGATT
Encoded proteins:
- a CDS encoding methyltransferase domain-containing protein, which gives rise to MNSLNPSTLEVGKYFSYQILHNTRHLLFTLSRYKFTARMLARKPKLSVLELGCSEGLGSLILAEEALNVTAIDFDESCIQWAQSHLEDKNIKFLADDFLSKKYGEFDAVISLDVIEHIAPENTDLFISTICSNLKPNGFCVIGTPNKTAAQYSSCESQKGHCNLFLAEELRETFSLSFENVFLFGMNDEVIHTGFEPMCHYLFVLACSLKEEINERNNK